The Salinispora tropica CNB-440 genome has a window encoding:
- a CDS encoding cytochrome P450, with the protein MTTSALAPRFDALDPNVVEDPYPEYARLRAAGPLCRLGPGSWGVTRFADVTNLQHDPRLGSEFPAGYHEISVGDGPASAFFQRVMLYRDPPDHIRLRRLMSGAFTPAVVRRLRSHIEDLVDELLAPALAAGRMDLVPELAYPLPVRVVCRLMGIPPESTEDVRHHATNIGRAFTAVVPEQARTEADEAVSWLREHLGALLEQRRSHRGDDLLSRLLDAEESGDNLSADEIVDNTVFSFFAGFETTVHMITTGTAALLAHPDQLARLRADPSLVTTAVDEFLRWDAPIQGTARYVREPIEIGGRTIRRGRVLVLMIGSANHDERRFAQPDRLDVGRQDNPHVAFGGGAHLCLGAFLARMEGAVVFDRLARLAVLEPDGPTVREPNTPFRAYASVPVRIGDR; encoded by the coding sequence ATGACCACATCGGCCCTGGCACCACGCTTCGACGCCTTGGACCCGAACGTCGTCGAGGACCCCTACCCGGAGTACGCCCGCCTACGTGCCGCCGGTCCGCTGTGCCGGCTCGGACCGGGCAGTTGGGGGGTCACCCGATTCGCCGACGTCACCAACCTGCAACATGACCCCCGCCTCGGCAGCGAGTTCCCAGCGGGCTACCACGAAATCTCCGTCGGCGACGGCCCGGCGAGCGCGTTCTTCCAACGGGTCATGCTCTACCGCGACCCGCCGGACCACATCCGGCTACGCCGGCTGATGAGCGGAGCGTTCACTCCTGCGGTGGTCCGGCGGTTGCGCTCCCACATCGAGGACCTGGTCGACGAACTACTCGCACCGGCCCTGGCGGCCGGCCGGATGGACCTGGTTCCCGAGCTGGCCTATCCGCTACCGGTACGGGTGGTCTGCCGGCTGATGGGAATCCCACCGGAGTCCACCGAGGACGTGCGCCACCACGCGACGAACATTGGCCGAGCGTTCACCGCGGTCGTCCCGGAACAAGCCCGGACCGAAGCCGACGAGGCCGTCAGTTGGCTGCGTGAACACCTCGGTGCCCTCCTGGAACAACGCCGGTCCCACCGGGGCGACGACCTGCTCTCCCGACTTCTGGACGCCGAGGAGTCGGGGGACAACCTCAGCGCCGACGAGATCGTGGACAACACCGTCTTCTCGTTCTTCGCCGGCTTCGAGACGACCGTACATATGATCACCACCGGCACCGCGGCACTGCTGGCCCACCCCGACCAGCTCGCCCGGCTGCGTGCTGACCCCTCGCTGGTGACGACCGCCGTCGACGAGTTCCTCCGCTGGGACGCACCGATCCAGGGCACCGCTCGCTACGTTCGCGAACCGATCGAGATCGGAGGCCGGACCATCCGCAGGGGTCGAGTCCTGGTGCTGATGATCGGCTCGGCTAATCATGACGAGCGACGGTTCGCCCAGCCTGACCGCCTCGACGTGGGCCGCCAGGACAACCCACACGTCGCCTTCGGCGGCGGTGCCCACCTGTGCCTCGGCGCCTTCCTGGCCCGGATGGAGGGTGCGGTGGTCTTCGACCGGCTGGCCCGACTCGCGGTGTTGGAGCCCGACGGCCCCACCGTCCGGGAGCCGAACACCCCCTTCCGGGCGTACGCCTCGGTGCCGGTGCGAATCGGCGACAGGTGA
- a CDS encoding methyltransferase yields the protein MAGRPRLDLDAVVRLGELGDQITPFALRAACDLRVADLLADGPRTVIDLAEAAGADPGALLRLLRALAARGVFTEVGEAEFALTPLAEPLRGDHPMSLRDSFTVLDSDVRSWAQIGHTLRTGRPAFERVHGRSYWDHLAANPAESARVDDWMRSINRLHLRTLLGAYPWRRFGTLVDIGGGTGGFLAGLLARFPAVRGVLFDLPHVVAGAPAVLTGAGVADRCDVVSGSAFDAVPAGRDGYLLKTVLPGFDDDDAVRILGVVRAAMRPDSRLVLLEAVLPPGDTFDVAKLFDVHAMVLTGGAHRSSAQTGALLERAGLRLGQVIATPTLTVLEALPTTE from the coding sequence ATGGCCGGACGGCCGCGGCTCGACCTGGACGCCGTGGTCCGCCTCGGCGAACTCGGTGACCAGATCACCCCGTTCGCCCTGCGGGCCGCCTGTGACCTCCGCGTCGCCGACCTGCTCGCGGACGGTCCACGGACGGTGATCGACCTGGCCGAGGCTGCCGGGGCTGATCCGGGCGCACTGCTGCGGCTGCTGCGGGCACTAGCGGCCCGGGGAGTCTTCACCGAGGTGGGTGAGGCGGAGTTCGCTCTCACTCCGTTGGCCGAGCCGCTCCGCGGGGATCACCCGATGTCGCTGCGGGACAGCTTCACGGTGCTCGACTCCGACGTGCGCTCTTGGGCCCAGATAGGACACACCCTCCGGACCGGCAGGCCGGCCTTCGAGCGGGTGCACGGCCGAAGCTACTGGGACCATCTGGCCGCCAACCCGGCAGAGAGCGCCCGGGTCGACGACTGGATGCGTAGCATCAACCGGCTGCACCTGCGGACGCTTCTGGGCGCCTACCCGTGGCGGCGCTTCGGCACGCTGGTCGACATCGGCGGTGGCACCGGCGGCTTCCTGGCGGGGCTGTTGGCCCGGTTCCCGGCGGTCCGCGGCGTGCTGTTCGACCTGCCGCACGTCGTGGCAGGTGCCCCGGCGGTGCTCACCGGTGCCGGGGTCGCGGATCGCTGCGATGTGGTGTCCGGCAGCGCCTTCGACGCGGTACCGGCCGGCCGCGACGGATACCTACTCAAGACGGTGCTGCCCGGATTCGACGACGACGACGCGGTCCGGATTCTCGGCGTCGTCCGCGCCGCGATGCGGCCTGACTCCCGGTTGGTGCTCTTGGAAGCGGTGCTGCCGCCCGGGGATACCTTCGACGTGGCGAAGCTGTTCGACGTCCACGCGATGGTGCTCACCGGCGGGGCACACCGCAGCAGTGCGCAGACCGGCGCGCTGCTGGAGCGGGCCGGGCTACGGCTGGGCCAGGTCATCGCGACGCCCACGCTGACGGTGTTGGAGGCGCTGCCGACCACCGAGTGA
- a CDS encoding ferritin-like domain-containing protein produces MSLVVPTQVDTTLNWDYEATDPRLMALYERAKSAQWKVSDVDWTVDVPFGEPLPDDSAFAMAAFADSPLAARGRAAWDDFRWEFQSWMVSQFLHGEQAAMVVAARLVAAVPDLDSKFCAATQAVDEARHVEVFSRYLREKIPEPYEVSPPLRELLTDILSDSRWDVTALGMQIMVEAIAMASFRLSNSSFHDPLIKNLTRLVARDEARHVTFGVLSLRGLYGQLTTAERAEREDLVLEAASLIRQRFLLGDIWQRLEVDRAEGVSFAASHELMIMYRQAVFSRVAAALGQIGLMTHRVRVGLDKLGLLRFAGERLRVREGR; encoded by the coding sequence ATGAGCCTTGTTGTGCCGACCCAGGTCGACACCACACTCAACTGGGACTACGAAGCCACGGATCCTCGGCTGATGGCCCTCTATGAGCGGGCCAAATCGGCCCAGTGGAAGGTGTCCGACGTCGACTGGACGGTGGACGTGCCGTTCGGTGAACCGCTTCCTGACGACTCCGCGTTCGCGATGGCTGCGTTCGCGGATTCTCCGCTCGCGGCACGCGGTCGGGCCGCCTGGGACGACTTCCGCTGGGAGTTCCAGTCATGGATGGTCAGCCAGTTCCTCCACGGTGAGCAGGCGGCCATGGTGGTCGCCGCCCGCCTGGTGGCGGCGGTACCCGACCTCGACAGCAAGTTCTGCGCCGCCACCCAGGCCGTGGACGAGGCACGTCACGTGGAGGTCTTCTCACGGTATCTGCGAGAGAAGATTCCCGAGCCGTACGAGGTGTCGCCGCCGTTGCGGGAGTTGCTCACCGACATTCTCTCGGACTCGCGGTGGGACGTGACCGCACTCGGCATGCAGATCATGGTCGAGGCGATCGCGATGGCCTCGTTTCGACTGTCCAACAGCAGCTTCCACGATCCGCTGATCAAGAACCTGACCCGCCTCGTCGCCCGGGACGAGGCTCGGCACGTCACCTTCGGCGTGCTCTCTCTCCGCGGCCTCTACGGCCAGCTGACTACGGCGGAGCGGGCCGAACGGGAGGACCTGGTCCTCGAAGCGGCATCGTTGATCCGCCAGCGCTTTCTGCTCGGCGACATCTGGCAACGCTTGGAGGTCGACCGGGCCGAGGGAGTCTCGTTCGCCGCGTCGCACGAGCTCATGATCATGTATCGGCAGGCGGTGTTCTCACGGGTCGCGGCCGCGCTCGGCCAGATCGGACTGATGACCCACCGGGTCCGCGTGGGCCTGGACAAGCTGGGGCTGCTGCGGTTCGCCGGTGAGCGGCTGCGCGTACGAGAGGGGCGTTAA
- a CDS encoding condensation domain-containing protein produces the protein MNTRQTPASVSQRLLWMIKHYRADFGALSCPLLCRLTGDLDADALDAALTRLAARHESLRTTFTGRGARLAQIVHPPAPVPTRRIDLSDHPDPDGAVDEALRAELRTAIDPTEWPARATLWRLGARTHLLCLNLHHLVTDAWSTGILFRDLGALYAQATEASSPLPDTGWPYTRFVEWQQELLDGDGLQRHRDYWRRQLAGSQLPALPAAADDQPTNGDRPATADVAIDLDRETVTRLRALARTRRTTLFAVLLAVFYHHLHQVTGQDDLAVASMFANRSRPELRETVGLLANMVLLRARVGQAATFADLVGQAHSAAIGAFTYQDLPYQMLPADAVRAGGRRADDVLFNVMAEAQHRTVAAGLGFELLVPRGLGSRFRFELAIAPVGPADLRVVFYHPTAAYTPAQAHRFLSGYADLATTLTAAPTAPLGTARPV, from the coding sequence GTGAACACACGACAAACGCCAGCATCGGTGTCCCAGCGTCTTCTCTGGATGATCAAACACTACCGTGCCGACTTCGGTGCGTTGAGCTGTCCGTTACTGTGCCGGCTGACCGGCGACCTGGACGCTGACGCGCTCGACGCCGCGTTGACCAGGCTCGCCGCCCGGCACGAATCGCTGCGGACCACCTTCACCGGACGCGGAGCCCGGCTGGCCCAGATCGTTCACCCGCCGGCCCCGGTGCCGACCCGGCGGATCGACCTGTCCGACCATCCGGACCCGGACGGTGCGGTCGACGAGGCGCTGCGCGCCGAGCTACGCACCGCGATCGACCCCACCGAGTGGCCGGCCCGGGCGACGCTGTGGCGGCTCGGGGCCCGCACACACCTGCTCTGCCTGAACCTGCACCACCTGGTGACCGACGCCTGGTCCACCGGGATTCTCTTCCGCGACCTCGGCGCGCTGTACGCCCAGGCGACCGAAGCGAGTTCACCGCTGCCCGACACCGGCTGGCCGTACACCCGGTTCGTCGAGTGGCAGCAGGAACTCCTCGACGGCGACGGGCTACAACGACACCGGGACTACTGGCGCCGGCAACTGGCCGGCAGTCAACTACCGGCGCTGCCCGCCGCGGCGGACGACCAACCAACCAACGGCGATCGGCCGGCCACCGCGGATGTGGCGATCGACCTCGACCGCGAGACCGTCACCCGGCTGCGAGCTCTGGCCCGAACCCGTCGCACCACGCTCTTCGCGGTGCTGCTGGCGGTCTTCTACCACCACCTGCACCAGGTCACCGGCCAGGACGACCTCGCGGTGGCGTCGATGTTCGCCAACCGGTCCCGCCCCGAACTGCGGGAGACCGTGGGTCTGCTGGCCAACATGGTGCTGCTGCGAGCCCGGGTCGGACAGGCAGCCACCTTCGCCGATCTCGTCGGGCAGGCGCATTCCGCAGCCATCGGCGCCTTCACCTACCAGGACCTGCCGTACCAGATGCTGCCGGCGGACGCGGTGCGCGCCGGTGGGCGCCGCGCCGACGACGTGCTGTTCAACGTGATGGCCGAGGCGCAGCACCGCACGGTCGCGGCGGGTCTCGGCTTCGAACTGCTGGTCCCTCGAGGCCTGGGCAGCCGGTTCCGGTTCGAGTTGGCCATCGCTCCGGTGGGACCGGCGGATCTGCGGGTCGTCTTCTACCACCCCACCGCCGCGTACACCCCGGCCCAGGCGCACCGATTCCTCTCCGGGTACGCCGACCTGGCCACCACCCTGACCGCGGCGCCCACCGCCCCGCTGGGCACCGCCCGGCCGGTCTGA
- a CDS encoding LLM class flavin-dependent oxidoreductase yields MSLHLHWFLPSHGDGREVAKTPDGTPAQAVRRAPEIDYLGQVASAADRFGFDSVLVPTGLFCEDPWLVSTALAGHTRRLRFMVAVRPGSLAPTVAAQMAATLQRVSGGRLLLNVVAGGDRDEQLRYGDWLDHDARYTRADEFLEVLSRAWTGDPYDFDGVHYRIRAGRLTRKPPVRPTVFLGGSSSAAHEVAARHADVYLAWGEPPEPLAALVKKVRDRADTQGRDLSYGSRFHVISRDTADEAWQVARRLVDRMHPDTIAAAQQRFRRTESEGQRRMAALHRGQTDDLEVYPNVWAGYGLVRPGAGMALVGSHTDVADRIEEYHSLGLDHLILSGQPHLEEAYTFGEGVLPILRHRGLLADPEGDR; encoded by the coding sequence ATGTCACTTCACCTGCATTGGTTTCTCCCGTCCCACGGGGACGGACGTGAGGTGGCGAAGACCCCGGACGGCACCCCGGCGCAGGCCGTCCGGCGCGCACCGGAGATCGACTACCTCGGCCAGGTAGCCAGCGCCGCCGACCGATTCGGCTTCGACAGCGTCCTCGTCCCGACCGGGCTGTTCTGCGAAGATCCCTGGCTGGTCTCGACGGCGCTGGCCGGCCACACCCGCCGACTCAGATTCATGGTCGCCGTCCGTCCCGGATCCCTGGCCCCGACCGTCGCCGCGCAGATGGCCGCAACCCTGCAACGAGTCTCCGGCGGCCGGCTGCTGCTCAACGTCGTGGCCGGGGGCGATCGGGACGAGCAGTTGCGCTACGGCGACTGGCTCGACCACGACGCGCGCTACACCCGCGCCGACGAGTTCCTGGAGGTCCTGTCCCGGGCCTGGACGGGTGACCCGTACGACTTCGACGGGGTCCACTACCGGATTCGTGCCGGCCGGCTCACCCGAAAGCCCCCGGTCCGGCCGACGGTGTTCCTCGGCGGCTCCTCCTCCGCCGCGCACGAGGTGGCCGCCCGTCACGCCGACGTCTACCTCGCCTGGGGCGAGCCACCGGAACCGTTGGCGGCGCTGGTCAAGAAGGTTCGCGACCGGGCCGACACGCAGGGCCGCGATCTGTCCTACGGATCCCGGTTCCACGTGATCAGCCGCGACACCGCCGACGAGGCGTGGCAGGTGGCCCGGCGCCTGGTGGATCGGATGCACCCGGACACCATCGCCGCCGCACAGCAGCGATTCCGAAGGACCGAATCCGAGGGGCAACGCCGGATGGCCGCTCTGCACCGGGGACAGACCGACGACCTGGAGGTGTACCCGAACGTCTGGGCCGGCTACGGACTGGTCCGGCCGGGAGCCGGGATGGCCCTGGTCGGTAGCCACACCGACGTGGCCGACCGGATCGAGGAGTACCACTCGTTAGGTCTGGATCACCTGATCCTCTCCGGCCAGCCGCACCTGGAGGAGGCGTACACCTTCGGTGAGGGTGTCCTGCCGATCCTGCGGCACCGAGGGCTGCTGGCTGATCCGGAAGGAGACCGGTGA
- a CDS encoding NADPH-dependent FMN reductase, producing MTDLRQPASRRALLPTESLAVPTTVLVGNPRRESRTLTVARHLTGALRTGLGDFGVHLADPHLVDLAELGPDLPSRLIAGAAGNAPLEQVLARVRSPGLLVVVSPTFKGSYTGLLKLFLDMLPREGLRPGTVAVPVMTAGWAQHRFVPDAQLRPLLVELGAVVPVRGLAVLEEEFGDLESAVAGWTEAAVPVLAAVLHGCRPPTPLSPHLAEPAPVP from the coding sequence GTGACCGATCTGCGACAACCTGCATCCCGACGGGCCCTCCTACCGACCGAGTCACTGGCTGTCCCGACGACCGTGCTGGTCGGCAACCCCCGACGGGAGTCCCGCACCCTCACCGTTGCCCGGCACCTCACCGGGGCCCTACGCACCGGGCTCGGCGACTTCGGCGTCCACCTCGCCGACCCACACCTGGTGGATCTGGCGGAACTGGGACCGGACCTGCCGTCCCGACTGATCGCCGGTGCCGCCGGGAACGCGCCACTGGAACAGGTGCTGGCCCGGGTCCGTAGCCCCGGTCTCCTGGTGGTGGTCAGCCCGACCTTCAAGGGCTCCTACACCGGCCTGCTGAAACTCTTCCTCGACATGCTTCCCCGCGAGGGGCTGCGGCCGGGCACGGTCGCGGTACCGGTCATGACGGCTGGGTGGGCACAACACCGCTTCGTCCCGGACGCTCAGCTTCGACCGCTCCTGGTCGAACTGGGGGCTGTGGTGCCAGTACGGGGCCTCGCGGTACTCGAGGAGGAGTTCGGCGATCTCGAGTCCGCGGTCGCCGGATGGACCGAAGCTGCGGTGCCGGTGCTCGCCGCCGTGCTGCACGGCTGCCGGCCCCCGACACCGCTCTCGCCCCACCTCGCCGAACCCGCACCTGTCCCCTGA
- a CDS encoding acyl carrier protein — translation MSEQTPMLAGPTMSDEQIRTQVKAIVLDLAPSPDGLHGTETALVQDLGFHSLALMELAFALEDEFDLDPIDEKTARSITTLHAVQEHVLHRIREQAAES, via the coding sequence ATGAGTGAGCAGACCCCGATGCTCGCAGGGCCGACAATGTCGGACGAGCAAATCCGTACCCAGGTCAAGGCCATCGTGCTCGACCTGGCACCCAGCCCGGATGGTCTCCACGGCACGGAGACGGCCTTGGTCCAGGATCTCGGCTTCCACTCGCTGGCCCTGATGGAGCTGGCCTTCGCGCTGGAAGACGAGTTTGACCTGGATCCGATCGACGAGAAGACCGCGCGGTCGATCACCACCCTGCACGCGGTACAGGAGCATGTTCTGCACCGGATCCGGGAGCAGGCAGCGGAGTCCTGA
- a CDS encoding class I SAM-dependent methyltransferase, producing the protein MTAPTDTQARVLAVRMWNSLLATQELLSMYLGVRLGLYDDLATRGPGTASEIAVRAGVDPRYAREWLEQQAVAGVLTVDDPNRPAAQRVFALPAAHAEVLTVTDNPVSMAALAVLPLGGVAAALPALLAAYRSGDGVPDAVYGVDWRQGHAGANRAMFTHQLAGWLRRFAPDVHTRLTAGPARVADVACGAGWAGIGLARSFPSITVDGFDIDADVIADARGHAADAGLTDRVSFVAHDAATPDLAGRYDLVCLFDALHEIARPVEVLDTCRRLCVEGGTVLVLDARVAERFTAPADEIERFQYATSVLHCLPACLSQQPSAGTGTALRPDQMRRLAADAGFAAVTQLPIDDRFHRLYRLIG; encoded by the coding sequence ATGACCGCCCCCACCGACACCCAGGCCCGGGTCCTCGCGGTCCGGATGTGGAACTCCCTGCTGGCAACCCAGGAGCTTCTGTCGATGTACCTCGGGGTTCGCCTGGGGCTCTACGACGACCTGGCGACCAGGGGCCCCGGCACAGCGAGTGAGATCGCCGTGCGAGCCGGAGTCGACCCGCGGTACGCCCGCGAGTGGCTGGAGCAGCAGGCAGTAGCCGGCGTGCTCACGGTCGACGACCCGAACCGCCCGGCCGCGCAGCGGGTCTTCGCCCTGCCCGCCGCGCACGCCGAGGTGCTGACCGTGACGGACAACCCGGTGTCGATGGCGGCCCTGGCCGTGCTGCCGTTGGGCGGGGTCGCGGCGGCGCTGCCGGCGCTGCTGGCGGCGTATCGCAGCGGTGACGGCGTACCGGATGCGGTCTACGGTGTCGACTGGCGCCAGGGACACGCCGGCGCCAACCGGGCGATGTTCACCCACCAACTGGCGGGCTGGCTGCGTCGTTTCGCCCCGGACGTGCACACCCGGCTCACCGCCGGGCCGGCGCGGGTGGCGGATGTCGCGTGTGGCGCCGGGTGGGCCGGCATCGGCCTGGCCCGTTCCTTCCCGTCGATCACCGTCGACGGCTTCGACATCGATGCTGACGTGATCGCGGACGCCCGTGGGCACGCCGCTGACGCCGGATTGACCGACCGGGTCTCCTTCGTCGCCCACGACGCGGCGACCCCGGATCTCGCCGGCCGTTACGACCTGGTCTGCCTCTTCGACGCCCTGCACGAGATCGCCCGGCCGGTGGAGGTGCTGGACACCTGCCGGCGGCTGTGCGTGGAGGGCGGCACCGTGCTGGTGCTGGATGCCCGAGTGGCGGAGCGGTTCACCGCCCCGGCCGATGAGATCGAACGCTTTCAGTACGCTACCAGCGTGCTGCACTGCCTGCCGGCCTGCCTGAGCCAGCAGCCCTCCGCTGGTACCGGCACCGCACTACGTCCCGACCAGATGCGGCGACTGGCGGCCGACGCGGGCTTCGCCGCCGTCACCCAGCTGCCGATCGATGACCGGTTCCATCGGCTCTACCGCCTGATCGGCTGA
- a CDS encoding acyl-CoA dehydrogenase family protein, translating to MDSTGQREIRSAHPTHYTEEKDVNPTLARVRELATHVTKRAEEIEQQRGLPDDLVDDLRDAGCFRMFAPASHGGDQLDLPDVLAVLEELARADAATAWTVGQVALSHLIVRCGPAEAVEDVFADGPDTLVAGAVAPKGRARHTDTGWRVTGQWPFVTGSPRASWFYLSCVVVTGRSVPVGDDGVPATRILYVPARDIRVLDTWRVLGLRGTASHDVAVEKARVPAYRAVVAESEQGGEAVHRIAESSLIIGSIAVGLADGALADLVQVAAGGKRPALSARRLASAPVFQDRLGEAQTVLRAARALLYAEASEAQASAGTSTALHRARLRATAAQVTSLAGQVVDTAHKLAGGTAVYEASPLQRRLRDLHTATQHFVAGRDSYATLGALAVGAEGGSGPL from the coding sequence ATGGACAGCACCGGTCAGCGGGAGATACGGTCCGCACACCCGACACACTACACTGAGGAGAAGGACGTGAACCCAACGCTGGCACGGGTACGCGAGCTGGCGACCCACGTGACGAAGCGGGCGGAGGAGATCGAGCAGCAACGCGGGTTGCCGGACGACCTCGTCGACGACCTCCGCGACGCGGGGTGCTTCCGGATGTTCGCACCGGCCAGCCACGGCGGTGACCAGTTGGACCTGCCGGACGTGCTGGCCGTGTTGGAGGAACTCGCCCGGGCCGACGCCGCCACCGCCTGGACCGTCGGCCAGGTGGCGTTGTCACACCTGATCGTGCGGTGTGGCCCCGCCGAGGCGGTGGAGGACGTGTTCGCCGACGGCCCCGACACGTTGGTCGCCGGGGCAGTGGCGCCGAAGGGCCGAGCCCGCCACACCGACACCGGGTGGCGGGTCACCGGTCAGTGGCCGTTCGTCACCGGTAGCCCGCGGGCGTCCTGGTTCTACCTGAGCTGCGTGGTTGTCACCGGACGAAGCGTGCCGGTCGGGGACGACGGCGTACCGGCCACTCGCATCCTGTACGTGCCCGCGCGGGACATCCGAGTGCTGGACACCTGGCGGGTGCTGGGTCTACGTGGGACCGCCAGCCACGATGTAGCCGTCGAGAAGGCACGGGTGCCCGCGTACCGCGCCGTCGTCGCGGAGAGCGAGCAGGGCGGTGAGGCGGTACACCGAATCGCCGAGTCGAGCCTGATCATCGGTTCGATCGCCGTCGGGTTGGCCGACGGCGCACTGGCAGATCTCGTCCAGGTGGCAGCCGGTGGCAAACGGCCGGCACTGAGCGCCCGGCGTCTCGCCTCCGCACCGGTCTTTCAGGACCGGCTCGGTGAGGCGCAGACCGTGCTGCGCGCGGCCCGGGCCCTGCTGTATGCCGAGGCGTCCGAGGCGCAGGCATCGGCGGGAACCTCGACAGCGCTCCACCGGGCCCGCCTACGGGCGACCGCCGCCCAGGTGACCAGCCTGGCCGGCCAGGTGGTCGATACCGCGCACAAGCTGGCCGGTGGCACCGCCGTCTACGAGGCCTCGCCGCTGCAACGACGGCTACGCGACCTGCACACGGCTACCCAGCACTTCGTGGCCGGCCGTGACTCGTACGCCACGCTCGGCGCACTGGCCGTCGGCGCGGAAGGCGGATCCGGTCCGCTCTGA
- a CDS encoding SDR family oxidoreductase — MSELFSVAGKTALVTGGTQGIGRMIARGLASAGVRVYLTARTKSDCADVAQELTALGGECVAIPADLSEEQECARLAREIAEREERLHILVNNAGTAWTAPVDQFPAAAWDSVLDISLKAPLFLVRELAPLLRAAGTADDPARIVNIGSADAQRVPEMPTYSAAAAKAAIHHITRMLAHDFAPTVTANVIAPGSFPSRMMAGVLEAIGEEIAAVTPLQRIGRPEDIVGTVIYLCSRAGSYVTGSVVTVDGGLSTARTGYVPGRFLTDEQ, encoded by the coding sequence ATGAGTGAGCTGTTCTCGGTAGCGGGAAAGACCGCCCTCGTCACGGGCGGCACCCAGGGGATCGGGAGAATGATCGCGCGGGGTCTCGCCTCGGCTGGGGTCCGGGTCTACCTCACCGCCCGAACCAAATCCGACTGTGCGGACGTCGCCCAGGAGCTCACCGCCCTCGGTGGCGAGTGCGTGGCGATCCCGGCTGACCTGTCCGAGGAACAGGAGTGCGCCCGGCTGGCCCGCGAGATCGCCGAGCGCGAGGAGCGATTGCACATCCTGGTCAACAACGCTGGCACCGCGTGGACCGCCCCGGTCGACCAGTTCCCCGCCGCCGCGTGGGACAGCGTGCTGGACATCAGCCTGAAGGCGCCACTGTTCCTGGTACGCGAGCTGGCGCCGCTGTTGCGTGCAGCCGGCACCGCCGACGATCCGGCCCGGATCGTCAACATCGGCAGCGCCGACGCCCAGCGGGTGCCCGAGATGCCGACCTACTCGGCCGCCGCGGCGAAGGCGGCCATCCACCACATCACCCGGATGTTGGCCCACGACTTCGCTCCCACGGTGACCGCGAACGTGATCGCCCCTGGCAGCTTTCCCTCCCGGATGATGGCTGGTGTGCTCGAGGCCATCGGCGAGGAGATCGCCGCGGTCACGCCGTTGCAGCGCATCGGCCGGCCGGAGGACATCGTCGGTACGGTCATCTACCTGTGCAGCCGGGCCGGCTCCTACGTCACCGGCTCGGTGGTCACGGTCGACGGTGGTCTCTCCACCGCACGGACCGGGTACGTGCCGGGCCGGTTCCTCACCGACGAGCAGTGA
- a CDS encoding VOC family protein → MAGHLSYFEFGTPDVAVASAFFTELFGWKVQAQEHGGSIDTGSAVPGGMHRDPGPPQHYLYFAVDDIEAAMKRVVELGGEVEPMRPATEQWGAFVECRDNQGLPFGLHLPPKATA, encoded by the coding sequence GTGGCAGGACATCTGTCGTACTTCGAGTTCGGAACGCCGGACGTGGCGGTGGCCAGCGCGTTCTTCACCGAGTTGTTCGGGTGGAAGGTGCAGGCGCAGGAGCACGGTGGGTCGATCGACACCGGAAGCGCTGTGCCCGGTGGCATGCATCGCGACCCGGGCCCGCCGCAGCACTACCTCTACTTCGCCGTCGACGACATCGAGGCCGCCATGAAGCGGGTGGTGGAGTTGGGCGGTGAGGTGGAGCCGATGCGCCCCGCGACCGAACAGTGGGGTGCCTTCGTCGAGTGTCGGGACAACCAGGGTCTTCCCTTCGGGCTGCACCTACCACCAAAAGCCACCGCCTGA